The Eubacteriaceae bacterium Marseille-Q4139 genome has a window encoding:
- a CDS encoding 6-phosphofructokinase: MKNLIIGQSGGPTAVINASLCGAVAQWKRQNQDGCVYGMINGIEGLLAGRYMELSALSDEELSLLKLTPAAYLGSCRYKLPADPASEVYTELFKKLEALNIGWFLYVGGNDSMDTVDKLSRHAAAAGSEIRFIGIPKTIDNDLVMTDHTPGFGSAAKYVAATVREIVLDASVYQQKSVTIVEIMGRHAGWLTAASAMARKEEGDNPLLIYLPEVPFRLEAFYKDLEAAMEKTPNVVVCVSEGIADADGKFICEYADAARTDSFGHKMLTGCGKVLENLVRDHFGVKVRSVELNVSQRCSGMLASGTDIEEAFLAGAYGVSAALSGETGKMAAFVRADGADYSLSCQTFDVSAICNQEKKFPAQWITPAGNDITPDFLSYALPLIQGEPERIMENGLPKYLYRK; the protein is encoded by the coding sequence ATGAAAAATCTCATCATTGGACAGTCCGGCGGCCCCACTGCGGTCATCAACGCAAGCCTCTGCGGCGCCGTCGCGCAGTGGAAGCGCCAGAACCAGGACGGCTGCGTCTACGGGATGATTAACGGGATCGAAGGCCTGTTAGCCGGCCGGTACATGGAGCTTTCGGCACTCTCGGACGAAGAGCTCTCCCTCTTAAAGCTCACCCCGGCCGCCTACCTTGGCTCCTGCCGCTATAAACTGCCGGCCGATCCGGCTTCGGAGGTGTACACGGAGCTTTTTAAGAAACTTGAGGCATTAAACATCGGCTGGTTCCTCTATGTGGGCGGAAACGATTCCATGGACACCGTGGACAAGCTTTCCCGCCATGCCGCAGCAGCCGGAAGCGAAATCCGCTTCATCGGCATCCCGAAAACCATCGACAACGACCTGGTTATGACCGACCACACGCCGGGCTTTGGAAGCGCCGCGAAATACGTCGCCGCCACCGTCCGCGAAATCGTCCTGGACGCCTCTGTTTACCAGCAGAAATCCGTAACGATTGTAGAAATCATGGGCCGTCACGCCGGCTGGCTCACCGCCGCCTCCGCCATGGCAAGAAAAGAGGAAGGAGACAATCCGCTTCTCATCTATCTGCCGGAAGTGCCTTTCCGCCTGGAGGCCTTTTATAAAGATCTGGAAGCAGCCATGGAAAAAACACCGAACGTGGTTGTCTGTGTTTCCGAGGGCATCGCGGATGCAGACGGGAAATTTATCTGCGAGTACGCCGACGCCGCCAGGACAGATTCCTTCGGCCACAAGATGCTCACCGGCTGCGGAAAGGTTCTGGAAAATCTCGTCCGTGACCATTTCGGCGTCAAGGTTCGCTCCGTGGAGTTAAATGTGAGCCAGCGGTGCAGCGGCATGCTGGCCTCAGGAACCGATATTGAGGAGGCGTTCCTTGCCGGCGCTTACGGCGTTTCTGCGGCGCTTTCCGGGGAAACCGGGAAGATGGCGGCCTTCGTCCGGGCGGACGGCGCAGACTATTCCCTGTCCTGCCAGACCTTTGACGTATCGGCCATCTGCAACCAGGAAAAGAAATTCCCGGCCCAGTGGATCACGCCAGCCGGAAATGACATCACCCCGGACTTCCTCTCCTACGCCCTCCCCCTGATTCAGGGCGAGCCGGAAAGGATCATGGAAAACGGGCTTCCAAAATATCTGTACCGGAAATAA
- a CDS encoding tyrosine-type recombinase/integrase → MLPLRTDFPHITPHTFRHTFATRSIEHGIPPKVLQTIMGHKDLSTTMEIYAHVLPNPKAEEMQKLNALIS, encoded by the coding sequence ATCCTGCCTCTCAGGACAGACTTTCCTCATATTACTCCCCACACATTCCGTCATACCTTTGCTACCCGAAGCATCGAACACGGAATACCGCCTAAGGTACTGCAAACCATCATGGGCCACAAAGATTTATCGACAACCATGGAAATCTACGCTCATGTACTTCCCAATCCAAAAGCCGAAGAAATGCAGAAATTAAATGCGTTGATTTCTTAA